In the genome of Paenibacillus sp. FSL R5-0766, one region contains:
- a CDS encoding glycoside hydrolase family 6 protein produces MKTKLKTKSRGKKILRKGVKQMLAATLLAAGIFPGLSPGLTQAAEAHVDNPFVGATAYLNEDYSALVDTSIALTNDVSLKAKMETVKSYPTAVWVDRIAAIYGGTDNAGRKSVEQHLDAVLAQKKPGTPITASFVIYNLPGRDCHALASNGELPLTQAALQTYKTDYIDVLADIFADPKYQDIRIIAVIEPDSLPNLVTNLSTPACGQASSTGIYEAGVKYALDKLHAIPNVYNYLDIGHSGWLGWDNNRSAAVALYTSVVQGTAAGLSSADGFITNTANTTPLGEPNLSNPDLNIGGQPIKSAKFYEWNPYFDETDFTAALYADFVQAGWPSSTGFLIDTSRNGWGGVDRPASATGSNINDYVNSGRVDRREHRGNWCNASGAGIGEAPKAAPGPAHLDAYVWVKPPGESDGSSSEIPNNEGKGFDRMCDPTFTTRDGVLTGALPNAPVSGHWFHDQFVALVENAFPVLPASNGGGNPPGGTTAPAAPAALTASAGNAQVSLTWTASTGATSYSVKRALSASGPFTTIAANVSGTSYSNTGLINGTTYYYVVTATNAVGESVNSATATATPVAGVTAPAAPTALTATAGNAQVSLTWTASTGATSYDVKRALSATGPFTTIATNVSGTSYTNTALTNGTTYHYVVSAVNAAGQSADSAVASATPQSVVVPTSDLVVQYRAGDTNAQDSQIKPYFNIKNLGSTAVNLSDLKIRYYFSKEGSAAMDSAIDYAQVGGANIQRTFTDSYVELSFTSAAGSIQAGGQTGDIQLRMYKTDWSNFDETNDYSFDPTKTSYQDWNKVTLYQGENLVWGIEP; encoded by the coding sequence ATGAAGACTAAATTGAAAACCAAATCGAGAGGTAAGAAGATCCTGCGCAAAGGTGTAAAACAAATGCTTGCAGCAACGCTGCTCGCGGCGGGGATTTTCCCTGGACTGTCTCCAGGCTTGACTCAGGCCGCTGAAGCACATGTGGATAATCCATTTGTAGGGGCAACCGCGTATCTGAACGAGGACTATTCAGCTCTCGTGGATACGTCCATTGCACTGACCAACGATGTGTCGTTGAAGGCCAAGATGGAGACGGTCAAATCGTATCCAACCGCAGTATGGGTTGATCGGATTGCTGCAATCTATGGCGGGACGGACAACGCTGGTCGCAAAAGTGTAGAGCAACATCTGGATGCCGTTCTCGCTCAAAAGAAACCGGGTACGCCTATAACGGCTTCATTTGTTATCTATAACTTGCCTGGACGGGATTGTCATGCACTCGCATCGAATGGTGAACTTCCACTAACACAGGCAGCACTGCAGACCTATAAAACGGATTATATTGATGTGCTCGCAGATATCTTCGCAGATCCGAAGTATCAGGATATTCGTATTATTGCTGTCATTGAACCGGACAGTCTGCCTAACCTTGTGACCAACCTGAGTACACCAGCTTGTGGTCAAGCCAGCTCAACAGGTATCTATGAGGCGGGTGTGAAGTATGCATTGGACAAGCTGCACGCCATTCCGAATGTGTACAACTATCTGGATATCGGCCACTCCGGCTGGCTTGGATGGGATAACAACCGTTCTGCAGCAGTTGCGCTGTATACAAGTGTTGTGCAAGGGACAGCCGCGGGTCTGAGCAGTGCAGATGGTTTCATTACAAATACAGCGAACACCACACCGCTGGGGGAGCCGAACCTGTCTAACCCTGATCTCAATATCGGTGGACAACCGATTAAATCTGCCAAGTTTTATGAGTGGAATCCTTATTTTGACGAAACCGATTTCACCGCTGCGCTGTATGCTGATTTCGTACAAGCTGGCTGGCCAAGCAGCACAGGTTTCCTGATTGATACTAGCCGAAATGGGTGGGGCGGGGTAGACCGTCCAGCATCTGCTACGGGCAGCAACATCAACGATTATGTGAACTCCGGACGTGTAGATCGCCGGGAGCATCGGGGGAACTGGTGTAATGCCAGTGGCGCAGGTATTGGTGAAGCACCTAAGGCTGCACCAGGACCAGCGCATCTGGATGCTTATGTATGGGTGAAACCTCCGGGTGAATCCGATGGCTCCAGCTCCGAAATTCCGAATAACGAAGGCAAAGGTTTCGACCGGATGTGTGATCCAACCTTCACAACGCGGGATGGTGTATTAACAGGTGCATTGCCTAATGCTCCGGTATCGGGTCACTGGTTCCATGATCAATTCGTGGCACTGGTGGAAAACGCATTCCCTGTACTTCCTGCAAGTAACGGTGGAGGCAATCCTCCGGGGGGAACAACAGCTCCGGCAGCACCAGCAGCATTGACAGCTTCTGCCGGTAACGCTCAAGTCTCCTTGACGTGGACTGCTTCTACAGGGGCTACAAGTTACAGTGTGAAGCGGGCATTGAGTGCATCTGGTCCATTCACAACAATTGCAGCCAATGTAAGTGGAACGTCTTACAGCAATACCGGCCTGATCAATGGTACAACCTATTATTATGTGGTAACAGCAACAAATGCAGTAGGTGAAAGTGTTAACTCTGCAACAGCAACAGCTACACCCGTTGCAGGTGTGACGGCGCCAGCAGCACCGACTGCTCTCACAGCAACCGCAGGCAATGCACAGGTGAGCCTGACGTGGACCGCTTCTACAGGTGCAACAAGTTATGATGTGAAACGCGCGCTGAGTGCAACAGGTCCGTTCACAACGATCGCCACGAATGTGAGTGGTACGTCCTACACGAACACTGCCCTCACGAACGGCACGACGTATCATTATGTGGTAAGTGCAGTGAATGCAGCAGGGCAAAGTGCCGATTCCGCTGTAGCTTCCGCGACACCTCAAAGTGTCGTTGTACCAACGAGTGATCTTGTCGTGCAATATCGTGCTGGAGATACCAATGCTCAAGATAGCCAGATCAAACCGTATTTCAACATCAAAAACCTGGGCAGTACTGCTGTGAATCTGAGTGATCTGAAGATCCGGTACTACTTCTCCAAAGAAGGCTCAGCTGCGATGGATTCTGCCATCGATTACGCTCAAGTGGGTGGAGCCAATATCCAGCGTACCTTCACAGATTCCTATGTGGAGCTGAGCTTCACATCTGCTGCTGGCAGCATTCAGGCTGGTGGACAGACTGGAGACATCCAGCTTCGCATGTACAAAACAGACTGGTCCAACTTTGACGAGACGAATGACTACTCCTTCGATCCAACGAAAACATCCTACCAGGATTGGAATAAGGTAACACTCTACCAAGGTGAAAACCTGGTATGGGGTATTGAGCCTTAA
- a CDS encoding rhamnogalacturonan lyase: MPLAAKVLSSALSVALLIGGTAGITGAEASNGKGAPEASLQSSKGGSHMKSIQLEYLDRGLVAASTSEGVFLSWRLLGDEATGYSDKGLTGTDFNVYRDGKKVATVTDSTNYVDAAGKSSSRYEVAAVNKKGKESKRSASVKPWANGYVDIPLKKPADGVTPAGEAYTYSANDMSVGDVDGDGQYEFFVKWDPSNAKDVSQKGYTGKTYIDAYTLDGQLLYRIDLGVNIRAGAHYTQMLVYDFDGDGKAEMMFKTAPGTKIIKYNKKGKVTSEKYITLPKEDRKAGVKNEDDYRLSADGYYDHVVDMFRSWHKHDEVVKGNWPATLEEAFGMEKKYNYPLSQQDAESLADYFIDVYAVERSNRNELRKFEGFIVDGPEYVTVFEGKSGKELETIPYEPERYDDGLMWGDYAMARIEPGNRVDRFLAGVAYLDGNKPSAIFARGYYTRSTMVAYNWDGKKLKKEWKVDSGWTPMKNPFNDGPHGVDGTDPEYGSITTQGAHYFSVADVDGDGKQEIIYGSATIDHDGSVLYSSTDLMPAESAAPGTIARLGHGDALHVADIDPDRPGLEIFMVHEGGPWAPYGYSLRDAKTGEVIYGGYTGKDTGRGMVGDVDPTRRGLETWAVGLWTATGEKINDQMPGTNMNIRWAADMTTQIVDGAIDVTPTIKDWNRGTLLTATGTLTNNHTKGTPSLVADIFGDWREEMLVRTTDSSAIRIYLSTEKTDRKLYTLMHDAMYRVGIAGQNSGYNQPSYPSFYMASDMDWSKVTLPKFYTPGKGGK; the protein is encoded by the coding sequence ATGCCACTTGCAGCCAAGGTGCTCTCTTCGGCACTCAGCGTAGCTTTGCTCATTGGAGGAACAGCAGGAATCACTGGAGCAGAAGCTTCGAATGGGAAGGGTGCGCCGGAAGCCAGCCTGCAATCTAGCAAAGGAGGCAGTCACATGAAAAGTATTCAACTGGAGTATCTGGATCGGGGACTGGTGGCTGCGTCGACATCCGAAGGGGTGTTTCTCAGTTGGAGATTGCTTGGTGATGAGGCTACAGGGTATAGCGACAAAGGGCTGACAGGTACGGACTTCAACGTCTACCGTGATGGCAAAAAGGTCGCTACCGTCACCGACAGCACCAACTATGTAGATGCCGCAGGCAAATCGTCTTCCCGTTATGAAGTGGCAGCAGTCAACAAGAAGGGCAAGGAGAGCAAACGCAGTGCATCCGTCAAACCTTGGGCGAACGGCTATGTGGACATTCCACTGAAAAAACCCGCCGATGGTGTGACGCCTGCGGGAGAAGCTTACACGTATTCCGCCAATGACATGAGCGTGGGTGATGTGGATGGGGATGGCCAATATGAGTTTTTCGTCAAATGGGACCCTTCCAATGCCAAGGACGTATCGCAAAAAGGATACACCGGTAAAACCTACATTGATGCGTACACCCTGGACGGACAATTGCTGTACCGAATCGATCTTGGGGTCAACATCCGGGCAGGTGCTCACTATACACAGATGCTCGTTTATGATTTTGACGGGGATGGCAAAGCCGAGATGATGTTTAAGACCGCTCCGGGCACGAAGATTATCAAATATAACAAAAAAGGCAAAGTGACATCCGAGAAGTACATCACGTTACCGAAGGAAGATCGCAAGGCAGGTGTGAAGAACGAGGATGATTATCGTTTAAGTGCTGACGGTTACTACGACCACGTGGTGGATATGTTCAGAAGCTGGCATAAACATGATGAGGTTGTGAAAGGGAACTGGCCTGCGACATTGGAAGAGGCTTTTGGAATGGAGAAAAAATATAATTACCCATTATCTCAGCAGGATGCCGAGAGCCTGGCTGACTACTTCATTGATGTATATGCGGTAGAACGCAGCAACCGCAATGAGCTGCGCAAGTTTGAAGGTTTTATCGTGGATGGTCCTGAGTATGTTACGGTATTTGAAGGCAAATCAGGCAAAGAGCTGGAGACCATTCCATATGAACCTGAGCGTTATGATGATGGTCTGATGTGGGGCGATTATGCAATGGCACGGATCGAACCGGGCAATCGGGTGGACCGTTTCCTGGCAGGCGTGGCGTATCTGGATGGAAATAAACCGTCTGCTATCTTTGCACGCGGATATTATACACGTTCAACGATGGTTGCCTACAATTGGGACGGCAAGAAGCTGAAAAAGGAATGGAAAGTGGACAGCGGCTGGACACCGATGAAGAACCCGTTCAATGACGGGCCGCATGGTGTGGATGGCACAGATCCAGAGTACGGCTCCATTACTACTCAGGGAGCGCACTATTTCAGTGTGGCGGATGTGGATGGAGACGGCAAACAGGAGATTATCTATGGCTCCGCCACGATTGATCATGACGGCAGCGTGCTGTACAGCTCAACAGACCTGATGCCTGCCGAAAGTGCTGCACCGGGAACCATTGCCCGTCTGGGTCATGGGGACGCTCTTCATGTGGCAGATATCGACCCGGATCGTCCGGGACTGGAGATTTTTATGGTACATGAGGGTGGTCCTTGGGCGCCATACGGCTATTCCCTGCGTGATGCGAAGACCGGAGAAGTAATCTATGGTGGATACACGGGGAAAGATACCGGTCGCGGCATGGTGGGGGATGTTGATCCGACTCGCCGTGGGCTGGAGACATGGGCTGTAGGATTATGGACAGCGACTGGTGAAAAAATCAATGATCAGATGCCGGGAACGAATATGAATATCCGTTGGGCTGCCGATATGACGACACAGATCGTTGATGGTGCGATTGATGTTACACCAACCATCAAAGACTGGAATCGTGGCACATTGCTGACGGCAACAGGCACATTGACTAACAATCACACCAAAGGTACACCTTCTCTCGTGGCTGATATCTTCGGGGATTGGCGGGAAGAGATGCTGGTGAGAACCACCGACAGTTCAGCGATTCGTATCTATCTGAGTACCGAGAAAACGGACCGCAAATTGTACACGCTGATGCATGATGCGATGTATCGTGTGGGCATTGCCGGGCAGAACAGTGGATACAACCAGCCTTCCTATCCGTCCTTTTACATGGCGTCGGATATGGACTGGTCCAAAGTAACGCTGCCTAAGTTCTACACGCCAGGTAAGGGCGGAAAGTAA
- a CDS encoding efflux RND transporter periplasmic adaptor subunit — protein MKKWIKIILTVVLLAGVGYWLYEKYKPQPEAPIEIPPPITFDVTQETMTQTIQVKGKSVYTDQTDIFAPYASNIKQWHVKSGEQVSKGDILFTLDTSTLQTEVEQLQSDLEKAQLENKMNQVSLDQANMSETLGVTEEERKKAFADREGKRLTNELNQKALVLKEKEIQKKQAVISKSVVYASASGIFQMNEEDSKTRAVTEGQLIGSITNISKLKFMTIVGEEEMFRLKVGMPVKVRMTAQKDLQFTGKVSKVSKFARKSTDTDLKQASQFDVVIDLKPDARMYGGVSLEGDIETMRKDTVTVVSSLAIMRDQTEPYVLLDKGNGQTEPLTIQAGMESGDKTEVVSGLKPGDIVVLP, from the coding sequence ATGAAGAAATGGATTAAAATTATCCTCACCGTTGTACTTTTGGCAGGTGTGGGGTACTGGTTGTATGAAAAGTACAAGCCACAACCGGAGGCGCCTATAGAGATTCCGCCCCCGATTACCTTTGATGTGACACAGGAAACGATGACGCAAACGATACAGGTGAAGGGGAAATCCGTATACACCGATCAGACGGATATCTTCGCTCCGTATGCTTCCAACATCAAGCAGTGGCACGTGAAAAGTGGTGAGCAGGTGAGCAAAGGCGATATCCTGTTTACCCTCGATACTTCTACGTTGCAAACAGAAGTTGAACAGTTGCAGAGTGATCTGGAGAAAGCCCAGCTGGAAAACAAGATGAATCAGGTTAGCCTGGATCAGGCGAATATGAGTGAGACCCTTGGCGTGACGGAAGAGGAGCGCAAGAAGGCATTTGCAGATCGGGAAGGTAAACGCCTGACGAATGAGTTGAATCAGAAAGCGCTGGTCCTCAAGGAGAAGGAGATACAGAAAAAGCAGGCAGTTATAAGTAAGTCTGTTGTGTATGCTTCCGCTTCCGGTATATTTCAGATGAATGAAGAGGATAGCAAGACACGTGCGGTGACGGAAGGACAGCTGATCGGATCCATTACAAACATCAGCAAACTGAAATTTATGACGATTGTTGGTGAGGAAGAAATGTTCAGGCTCAAGGTGGGCATGCCAGTTAAGGTGCGAATGACAGCGCAGAAAGACCTGCAATTCACCGGAAAGGTAAGTAAGGTGTCCAAATTCGCCCGCAAGAGTACCGATACGGACCTCAAGCAAGCTTCACAGTTTGACGTGGTCATTGATCTGAAGCCGGACGCCAGAATGTATGGAGGCGTGAGTCTGGAAGGCGATATCGAGACAATGCGGAAGGATACAGTGACGGTAGTGTCCAGTCTCGCGATTATGCGGGATCAGACCGAGCCTTACGTACTGTTAGACAAAGGCAATGGACAGACAGAGCCGCTGACGATCCAGGCTGGAATGGAATCGGGGGACAAGACAGAAGTAGTTAGCGGGTTGAAACCGGGAGACATTGTCGTTTTGCCCTAG
- a CDS encoding LacI family DNA-binding transcriptional regulator, producing MLPTIIDISRVSGLSKSTVSRVLNDHPHVSIESRQKVKEAIKELGYVRNTHGVQFRLQASNHIGVLVPDVEHPYFSQLVSALGRSLGSVGYRLVIYQTELSREYERDVYARLLHREMDAVIIAHSHFSEREIKEWLGSGIGIICNEAMDGEFLDVFRMDEEDAVFQATSYLLLKGRRHLFFCMDYLTPLQEKRWNGFQRAHQQFGLPCAKSQCYAGLVTMEDGYALGEQLFISAPLPDGMITGSDFVATGLLRAAKQRGISVPQEMSVIGFDNHPVGLMTNPELTTLTNCIPEMVRDVTECLTRRLKGMQSAPIVKTYKTSLIIREST from the coding sequence ATGTTGCCTACCATAATTGATATTTCACGTGTAAGTGGTCTTTCTAAATCTACGGTATCCCGTGTGTTAAACGACCATCCTCATGTATCCATTGAAAGCAGGCAAAAAGTAAAAGAAGCTATCAAGGAGCTGGGATATGTTCGCAATACGCATGGGGTTCAGTTCCGCCTGCAGGCAAGCAATCATATCGGCGTGCTTGTCCCCGATGTGGAGCATCCCTATTTCAGCCAGCTTGTTAGTGCATTAGGTCGTTCCTTAGGCTCCGTGGGGTATCGACTTGTCATCTATCAGACCGAATTATCCCGCGAGTATGAACGTGATGTGTATGCCCGATTGTTACATCGGGAGATGGATGCTGTAATTATTGCGCATTCCCATTTCTCGGAGAGAGAAATTAAAGAATGGTTAGGTTCAGGCATCGGGATCATATGCAACGAAGCGATGGACGGGGAGTTTCTCGATGTCTTTCGAATGGATGAAGAAGATGCGGTTTTTCAAGCGACCTCATATTTGCTGTTGAAGGGACGCCGTCATCTGTTTTTCTGTATGGATTACCTGACACCATTGCAAGAGAAGAGATGGAACGGGTTTCAACGGGCTCACCAACAGTTCGGCCTTCCGTGTGCGAAATCACAATGTTATGCAGGTCTGGTAACTATGGAGGATGGTTATGCCTTGGGTGAACAATTATTTATTTCTGCTCCATTGCCGGATGGAATGATAACGGGTAGTGACTTTGTAGCTACTGGTTTATTGAGAGCAGCAAAGCAAAGGGGAATATCCGTGCCTCAGGAAATGTCCGTTATTGGGTTTGATAACCATCCTGTCGGATTGATGACTAACCCGGAGCTGACCACATTAACCAATTGTATTCCCGAAATGGTCAGGGACGTTACGGAATGCCTTACCCGGCGTTTGAAGGGGATGCAATCTGCTCCTATAGTGAAAACCTATAAGACTTCGTTGATTATACGCGAGTCTACTTAG
- a CDS encoding ABC transporter ATP-binding protein: MLQVEQLSHSFRNGQGTVPVLQDINLKIGEGKMVALLGSSGSGKSTLLNLMAGLMKPDQGKILIAGQDIVRFSENRLAEFRRSHIGFIFQSYELLSNLTIRENVELPLVFMGISPSKRKAKALKLLEQVGLGEKASLFPSQLSGGQQQRVSIARSLITEPSVIFADEPTGNLDTETEEEIIAILQQLNRDMNTTFVIVTHEAEVAEQMQVVLTLQHGILVEEAVREV, encoded by the coding sequence ATGCTTCAAGTTGAACAATTATCCCACTCGTTCCGCAATGGCCAGGGAACCGTGCCGGTGCTTCAGGATATCAACCTGAAGATTGGAGAAGGCAAGATGGTGGCCCTGCTGGGCAGTTCGGGTTCAGGCAAGTCTACACTGCTTAATCTGATGGCGGGGCTGATGAAACCGGATCAGGGCAAGATTCTAATTGCGGGACAAGATATTGTACGTTTCAGTGAGAATCGCCTGGCGGAGTTCAGGCGCAGTCACATCGGGTTTATTTTTCAATCCTATGAACTGCTGTCCAATCTTACAATCCGGGAAAATGTAGAATTACCCTTGGTATTTATGGGGATAAGCCCTTCGAAACGCAAAGCAAAAGCATTGAAGCTGTTGGAACAGGTTGGACTGGGTGAAAAAGCAAGCTTGTTCCCGTCCCAGTTGTCGGGCGGTCAACAACAACGTGTCAGTATTGCACGTTCGCTCATTACCGAACCCTCGGTGATCTTTGCAGATGAGCCTACCGGGAATCTGGATACTGAGACGGAGGAAGAGATCATTGCGATTTTGCAGCAGCTTAACCGGGATATGAATACAACCTTTGTCATTGTGACACATGAAGCAGAGGTCGCAGAGCAGATGCAAGTTGTGCTTACCCTGCAACATGGAATACTGGTCGAAGAAGCAGTAAGGGAAGTTTGA
- a CDS encoding ABC transporter permease, producing MRIRDVARMAWGQIIRRKMVTLLCMMGLSIGSAAMIIALSVGQSVQTYSEKTLNDNYKMDEITITPNEGIRTGNGKGNGQTSKFERGALTLEKIQIIQRLPHVVAVAPMLKLDSLEMVLPDGRSTYVEVIGTQLETLGGFGYKYAEGRGAEDGRMAVTSYGAAFGLVDPKVTQKLFEQLNADPYNNELLEQFTEMSAKQDQLVQQRIQFRYEDYANASKTKMSGSIRVSGELMKPSNMDDMSAQNDKKVYLPLDTARALQDELGLQQADSSAAKHLNSALVKVEDKRYVSQVEEQIKKLTLNTQSNLFQEEAMSGQLAMYQKAALGIGGFIMLLASLSIIVAMIMSTHQRRKQIGVMKVLGANLWQIRQMFITEAAMLGLMGGVAGVGIAFAALGGVNSLLASQMADQMNGPMTVVIQQSALPLGIVFAVLVGIVSGIYPAISASRTNALTVIKSM from the coding sequence GTGAGAATACGGGATGTAGCACGTATGGCCTGGGGACAGATCATTCGTAGAAAAATGGTCACACTGCTGTGCATGATGGGGCTGTCCATCGGCTCTGCCGCCATGATCATTGCACTTAGTGTAGGGCAGTCCGTGCAGACCTATAGCGAGAAAACATTGAACGACAATTACAAGATGGATGAAATTACGATTACGCCCAATGAAGGCATTCGTACGGGGAACGGCAAGGGGAATGGTCAGACATCGAAGTTTGAACGGGGAGCATTGACGTTGGAAAAGATTCAGATTATCCAAAGACTACCCCATGTTGTTGCCGTGGCTCCCATGTTAAAGCTGGATTCGCTGGAAATGGTGCTTCCGGATGGTCGCAGCACGTATGTTGAGGTCATTGGTACCCAGCTGGAGACCCTGGGCGGGTTTGGATACAAGTATGCTGAGGGACGTGGGGCAGAGGATGGTCGTATGGCGGTAACCAGTTATGGGGCTGCATTTGGACTCGTGGACCCCAAAGTAACTCAGAAGTTATTCGAGCAGTTGAATGCTGATCCATATAACAATGAGCTTTTGGAGCAGTTTACGGAAATGTCTGCGAAGCAGGATCAGTTGGTGCAGCAGCGTATTCAGTTTCGATATGAAGATTATGCGAATGCGAGCAAAACCAAAATGAGCGGCTCTATACGCGTGTCTGGAGAACTGATGAAGCCTTCCAACATGGATGATATGAGTGCTCAAAACGATAAAAAAGTATATCTGCCGCTCGATACAGCTCGTGCATTGCAGGATGAGCTTGGATTACAGCAGGCCGACAGCAGTGCGGCCAAACATCTTAACTCGGCTCTGGTCAAGGTTGAAGACAAACGTTATGTATCCCAGGTGGAAGAACAGATTAAAAAGCTGACGTTAAACACACAGAGTAATCTGTTCCAAGAGGAAGCGATGTCAGGTCAATTGGCGATGTACCAAAAAGCAGCATTGGGGATCGGTGGTTTTATCATGCTGCTGGCCTCATTATCCATTATTGTAGCGATGATTATGTCTACGCATCAGCGTCGTAAACAGATTGGTGTGATGAAGGTGCTGGGCGCAAATCTGTGGCAGATCCGTCAGATGTTTATTACGGAAGCAGCGATGCTTGGGTTAATGGGCGGTGTGGCTGGTGTGGGGATCGCCTTTGCTGCCCTCGGCGGGGTGAATAGTCTGCTGGCGAGTCAGATGGCAGATCAGATGAATGGTCCGATGACCGTCGTTATTCAGCAGTCGGCTCTGCCACTTGGTATCGTTTTTGCTGTTCTGGTTGGCATTGTATCGGGTATATATCCGGCAATCAGCGCATCTCGGACCAATGCATTAACTGTGATCAAATCAATGTAA
- a CDS encoding HAD-IIB family hydrolase, whose amino-acid sequence MEVTYTPAVTEYLIFFDFDETYYPHECSPEHLRRVYELERYIQHLAKNHHVKVAWVTGSSIQQIQAKMKTAGMTQFPHFIASNLGTDLWEVRHDGQLLTLPSWQKIIRESGFSRRDVEDLIGELKSTYNIALHEQTQFGHSGYKMNYYYYAESLVKTQYDIHIIRHLATNHGIGININECNPKAGDPEHAYDVDFIPAGTGKKAAVQFLIDYNQVLLSNTLAFGDSGNDIEMLQMVTHGYLLQNATTEAKSFHHNVAPYPYAEGILHICRNFFGE is encoded by the coding sequence ATGGAAGTCACCTATACCCCGGCTGTAACTGAATATCTGATATTTTTTGATTTTGACGAAACGTATTACCCACATGAATGTTCGCCTGAACACCTCAGAAGAGTATACGAGTTGGAAAGATATATCCAGCACCTTGCCAAAAATCATCATGTAAAGGTAGCCTGGGTCACCGGAAGCAGCATTCAGCAAATACAGGCAAAAATGAAAACGGCCGGTATGACGCAGTTCCCCCATTTTATAGCAAGCAATCTGGGAACAGATCTATGGGAAGTCCGGCATGACGGACAATTGCTTACCCTTCCTTCATGGCAAAAGATCATTCGAGAATCCGGATTCTCCCGTAGAGATGTAGAAGATTTAATTGGTGAATTGAAATCAACATACAACATTGCTCTCCACGAACAGACTCAATTTGGTCATTCCGGTTACAAAATGAACTACTATTATTATGCAGAATCTTTAGTCAAAACCCAATATGATATTCATATTATCAGGCATCTGGCTACCAATCACGGAATTGGAATCAATATCAATGAGTGTAATCCCAAGGCGGGTGATCCAGAGCACGCCTATGATGTTGATTTTATCCCCGCAGGAACCGGAAAGAAAGCGGCTGTGCAATTCCTGATCGATTACAATCAGGTGCTCCTGTCCAATACATTGGCCTTCGGTGACAGTGGAAATGACATCGAGATGCTTCAGATGGTTACCCATGGATATCTTCTCCAGAATGCAACGACCGAGGCAAAATCATTCCACCACAACGTTGCCCCCTATCCATACGCCGAGGGAATTTTGCATATATGTAGAAATTTCTTTGGCGAGTAA
- a CDS encoding histidine phosphatase family protein — translation MSTTFHLVRHGLKERRIGDVSLTSEGALQAEATALHFAKATFPVTKILTSPLRRARETASMISRLTHAHITEDPRLRERANWGDSPDQSFEEFIAMWDRCTSDPDFIPPVGDSAKQAGERLASLLTELANEEPENSNIIVVAHGGLITDFLVQTFTERELNVWHSDFIAMQNQLIPECSITTLIHDQGNYTIEAFASTEHLDSNDIKD, via the coding sequence ATGAGTACCACCTTTCATTTGGTGAGACATGGTCTCAAAGAACGACGAATCGGTGATGTCTCCCTCACTTCCGAAGGGGCTTTACAAGCCGAAGCCACGGCACTTCATTTTGCCAAAGCTACCTTTCCCGTTACTAAAATTCTTACCAGCCCACTTCGACGAGCCCGAGAAACCGCAAGTATGATTTCCCGCCTTACCCATGCCCATATAACCGAAGACCCTCGCCTGCGCGAACGTGCCAATTGGGGCGATTCCCCGGATCAGTCATTCGAAGAATTCATTGCGATGTGGGATCGATGTACGTCTGACCCAGATTTCATTCCACCCGTGGGAGACTCGGCAAAACAGGCTGGTGAACGTCTGGCCTCCCTCCTAACCGAACTGGCTAATGAAGAGCCAGAGAACAGTAACATTATTGTGGTTGCACATGGTGGACTCATTACGGATTTTCTGGTGCAAACCTTTACCGAGCGTGAGCTTAACGTCTGGCATTCCGACTTTATAGCTATGCAGAACCAATTGATCCCCGAATGCTCCATCACCACATTGATCCATGATCAAGGAAATTACACCATTGAAGCGTTCGCTTCAACCGAGCATCTAGACTCTAACGATATAAAAGATTGA